One Acidiphilium multivorum AIU301 genomic window, GTCGCCCTCATCGACGAGATCAAGAAACGCCAGGGTCTGCGGAGCCGCAGCCAGGCGCTGTTGCAACTGATCGAGCGCGGGAGAGAACCTACTCAGCAGACCGCTTGAAATGCGAAAGCCCGCCTTGCCGGGCGGGCTTTGCATAAAT contains:
- a CDS encoding ribbon-helix-helix protein, CopG family translates to MPKAAASYVGRNIRYRQRLRDAGAQEVLFQLPDETVALIDEIKKRQGLRSRSQALLQLIERGREPTQQTA